The genome window TGGAAGATTTTTTGCAGAAACGTACGCGGTTTGGGATAAAACATTGTTGCAATACAATAAGCCTATCAAAGCCTATTATCCAAACACCCAAAAAGTAGAATCCCATGTAAATGAAAACGGAATCAATGCTTTTTATAATTCTATTGAATTGCGAAAAGAATGTTGTTACATAAGAAAAGTAGAACCGTTAGGAAGAGCTTTAAATGGAGCGAAAGTTTGGATAACAGGATTACGAACTGAACAATCTGAAAACAGAAATTCACTTAAAAAAATTGAGTGGGATGAAGAAAAACAACTTTACAAATACAACCCACTTATCAATTGGACAACAGCAGAAGTGACAAATTTTCTAAAAAAGTTTGGTGTTCCATACAATACACTTCATGATGAAAATTTTGTTAGTATTGGTTGTGCTCCTTGTACCAGAGCATTAAAACCTGGAGAAAACTTTAGAGATGGACGATGGTGGTGGGAAGATAAATCGAAAAAAGAATGTGGCTTACATAGATAAATTAATAACTGAAATACATATAAAATGTCAAATACAAATCAATATTTAGAACAGCTTGAAAATGAAGCAATCTACATCCTTCGTGAAACAGCTGCACAATTTGAAAAACCTGCGTTGTTGTTTTCAGGAGGTAAAGATTCCATTGTTTTAGTGCATTTAGCATTAAAAGCATTCCGACCTGGAAAATTTCCATTTCCATTAGTACACGTAGATACTGGACATAATTTTCCTGAAGCTTTAGAATTTAGAGATTATCTGGCTAACAAAATTGGAGAAAAATTAATTGTTGCGTCTGTTGAAGAAAGTATTAAAAAATACAATTTAAAAGAAACTGCTGGTCGTTTTCCATCGAGAAATGCTTTACAAACGTATGCTCTTTTAGATGTTATTGAAGAAAATGAGTTTGATGCTTGTATAGGTGGTGCGCGTAGAGATGAAGAAAAAGCTAGAGCTAAAGAAAGAATTTTTTCTGTCCGTGATGATTTCGGACAGTGGGATCCAAAATTACAACGACCAGAGCTTTGGGATATATTAAATGGAAAAGTTCAAAAA of Flavobacterium channae contains these proteins:
- the cysD gene encoding sulfate adenylyltransferase subunit CysD, giving the protein MSNTNQYLEQLENEAIYILRETAAQFEKPALLFSGGKDSIVLVHLALKAFRPGKFPFPLVHVDTGHNFPEALEFRDYLANKIGEKLIVASVEESIKKYNLKETAGRFPSRNALQTYALLDVIEENEFDACIGGARRDEEKARAKERIFSVRDDFGQWDPKLQRPELWDILNGKVQKGHNVRVFPISNWTELDVWNYIQKYNIELPGLYFAHDRECIVHHDKLVATSKFIQPLEDDTVVVEKVRYRTVGDMTCTAAVPSNASTVQDIIDDIIQTRISERGQTRLDDQLSEAAMEDRKKQGYF
- a CDS encoding phosphoadenylyl-sulfate reductase — its product is MNTKIIQFLENANDLQQELEFLAENFNDKIVFSTSFGIEDQVISHAVFSQNLDAIEVFTLDTGRFFAETYAVWDKTLLQYNKPIKAYYPNTQKVESHVNENGINAFYNSIELRKECCYIRKVEPLGRALNGAKVWITGLRTEQSENRNSLKKIEWDEEKQLYKYNPLINWTTAEVTNFLKKFGVPYNTLHDENFVSIGCAPCTRALKPGENFRDGRWWWEDKSKKECGLHR